In Scleropages formosus chromosome 10, fSclFor1.1, whole genome shotgun sequence, a single genomic region encodes these proteins:
- the LOC108938263 gene encoding ribosomal protein S6 kinase beta-1-like isoform X2: MAGVFDIDLDQPEEIVSDDELEETQHSECMEQCSGFEFNMDDCEKFEISENSVNKGTESIRPDCFELLRVLGKGGYGKAMIIRNAKDTAHTKAERSILEEVKHPFIVDLIYAFQTGGKLYLILEYLSGGELFMQLEREGIFMEDTACFYLAEISMALGHLHQNGIIYRDLKPENIMLNSQGHVKLTDFGLCKESIHDGTVTHTFCGTIEYMAPEILMRSGHNRAVDWWSLGALMYDMLTGAPPFTGENRKKTIDKILKGKLNLPPYLTQEARDLLKKLLKRNASSRLGAGPGDASEVQSHLFFRLINWEDLLARKVEPPFKPMLQSADDVSQFDSKFTSQTPVDSPDDATLSESANQVFLGFTYVAPSVLENMKEKFSFEPKIRSPRRFLGSPRTPVSPVKFSGGDCWTRCLKQPTAPSLLSPTELAMEVSSVENMEVMASTEATAPLPIRQPGGIGSTLKTQAYPMMAKRPEHLRMNL; encoded by the exons ATGGCTGGGGTGTTCGACATAGACTTGGACCAGCCGGAGGAAATCGTGTCTGACGACGAGCTGGAGGAA aCTCAGCACAGTGAGTGCATGGAGCAGTGCAGTGGTTTTGAATT TAACATGGATGACTGTGAGAAGTTTGAAATCTCGGAGAACAGCGTGAACAAAGGAACTGAAAGCATCCGGCCAGATTGCTTTGAGCTGCTTCGGGTGCTCGGCAAGGGCGGTTATGGAAAG GCCATGATCATTCGTAATGCCAAGGATACGGCTCACACTAAGGCAGAACGCAGCATCCTGGAGGAGGTCAAACATCCCTTCATTGTGGACCTCATTTACGCCTTCCAGACGGGCGGGAAGCTGTACCTCATTCTCGAATACCTAAGTG GTGGGGAACTCTTCATGCAGTTGGAACGAGAGGGGATTTTCATGGAGGACACTGCATG CTTTTATCTAGCAGAGATTTCCATGGCTCTTGGCCACTTACATCAGAATGGCATCATCTACAGAGACCTGAAGCCAGAAAACATCATGCTCAACAGTCAAG GTCATGTGAAGCTGACAGATTTTGGCCTTTGCAAAGAATCAATCCATGATGGAACAGTCACCCACACCTTCTGTGGAACCATAGAGTACAT GGCTCCAGAAATTCTGATGAGAAGTGGACACAACCGGGCTGTGGATTGGTGGAGCCTGGGAGCCTTGATGTACGACATGCTGACGGGCGCG CCACCTTTCACaggtgaaaacaggaaaaagactATAGACAAAATCCTAAAGGGTAAACTGAACCTCCCACCCTACCTCACACAGGAAGCCCGGGACCTTCTAAAAAAG CTGCTTAAAAGAAACGCCTCTTCGAGGCTGGGGGCCGGACCAGGTGATGCCTCAGAAGTGCAG AGCCACCTCTTCTTCAGACTTATCAACTGGGAGGACCTCCTTGCCCGCAAAGTGGAGCCCCCATTTAAGCCAATGCTG CAATCTGCAGATGACGTGAGCCAATTTGACTCCAAGTTCACCAGTCAGACTCCTGTAGACAGCCCTGACGATGCAACGCTAAGTGAGAGCGCCAATCAGGTCTTCCTG GGTTTCACTTATGTTGCCCCTTCTGTATTGGAAAACATGAAGGAGAAATTTTCATTTGAGCCAAAAATTAGATCACCTCGACGATTTTTGGGGAGCCCAAGAACTCCAGTGAg TCCTGTGAAGTTCTCTGGTGGCGACTGCTGGACCCGATGCCTCAAGCAGCCCACTGCTCCATCGCTGCTTTCTCCCACAGAATTGGCCATGGAGGTGTCTTCTGTGGAGAATATGGAGGTGATGGCCAGTACTGAGGCAACGGCCCCACTGCCCATTCGCCAGCCTGGTGGCATTGGTTCCACACTGAAAACGCAAGCATATCCCATGATGGCCAAGAGGCCGGAGCACCTGCGCATGAATTTATGA
- the LOC108938263 gene encoding ribosomal protein S6 kinase beta-1-like isoform X1: MAGVFDIDLDQPEEIVSDDELEETQHSECMEQCSGFEFNMDDCEKFEISENSVNKGTESIRPDCFELLRVLGKGGYGKVFQVRKVTGAASGKIFAMKVLKKAMIIRNAKDTAHTKAERSILEEVKHPFIVDLIYAFQTGGKLYLILEYLSGGELFMQLEREGIFMEDTACFYLAEISMALGHLHQNGIIYRDLKPENIMLNSQGHVKLTDFGLCKESIHDGTVTHTFCGTIEYMAPEILMRSGHNRAVDWWSLGALMYDMLTGAPPFTGENRKKTIDKILKGKLNLPPYLTQEARDLLKKLLKRNASSRLGAGPGDASEVQSHLFFRLINWEDLLARKVEPPFKPMLQSADDVSQFDSKFTSQTPVDSPDDATLSESANQVFLGFTYVAPSVLENMKEKFSFEPKIRSPRRFLGSPRTPVSPVKFSGGDCWTRCLKQPTAPSLLSPTELAMEVSSVENMEVMASTEATAPLPIRQPGGIGSTLKTQAYPMMAKRPEHLRMNL; encoded by the exons ATGGCTGGGGTGTTCGACATAGACTTGGACCAGCCGGAGGAAATCGTGTCTGACGACGAGCTGGAGGAA aCTCAGCACAGTGAGTGCATGGAGCAGTGCAGTGGTTTTGAATT TAACATGGATGACTGTGAGAAGTTTGAAATCTCGGAGAACAGCGTGAACAAAGGAACTGAAAGCATCCGGCCAGATTGCTTTGAGCTGCTTCGGGTGCTCGGCAAGGGCGGTTATGGAAAG GTTTTTCAAGTTCGAAAAGTCACTGGAGCTGCATCTGGCAAGATATTTGCCATGAAGGTCTTAAAGAAG GCCATGATCATTCGTAATGCCAAGGATACGGCTCACACTAAGGCAGAACGCAGCATCCTGGAGGAGGTCAAACATCCCTTCATTGTGGACCTCATTTACGCCTTCCAGACGGGCGGGAAGCTGTACCTCATTCTCGAATACCTAAGTG GTGGGGAACTCTTCATGCAGTTGGAACGAGAGGGGATTTTCATGGAGGACACTGCATG CTTTTATCTAGCAGAGATTTCCATGGCTCTTGGCCACTTACATCAGAATGGCATCATCTACAGAGACCTGAAGCCAGAAAACATCATGCTCAACAGTCAAG GTCATGTGAAGCTGACAGATTTTGGCCTTTGCAAAGAATCAATCCATGATGGAACAGTCACCCACACCTTCTGTGGAACCATAGAGTACAT GGCTCCAGAAATTCTGATGAGAAGTGGACACAACCGGGCTGTGGATTGGTGGAGCCTGGGAGCCTTGATGTACGACATGCTGACGGGCGCG CCACCTTTCACaggtgaaaacaggaaaaagactATAGACAAAATCCTAAAGGGTAAACTGAACCTCCCACCCTACCTCACACAGGAAGCCCGGGACCTTCTAAAAAAG CTGCTTAAAAGAAACGCCTCTTCGAGGCTGGGGGCCGGACCAGGTGATGCCTCAGAAGTGCAG AGCCACCTCTTCTTCAGACTTATCAACTGGGAGGACCTCCTTGCCCGCAAAGTGGAGCCCCCATTTAAGCCAATGCTG CAATCTGCAGATGACGTGAGCCAATTTGACTCCAAGTTCACCAGTCAGACTCCTGTAGACAGCCCTGACGATGCAACGCTAAGTGAGAGCGCCAATCAGGTCTTCCTG GGTTTCACTTATGTTGCCCCTTCTGTATTGGAAAACATGAAGGAGAAATTTTCATTTGAGCCAAAAATTAGATCACCTCGACGATTTTTGGGGAGCCCAAGAACTCCAGTGAg TCCTGTGAAGTTCTCTGGTGGCGACTGCTGGACCCGATGCCTCAAGCAGCCCACTGCTCCATCGCTGCTTTCTCCCACAGAATTGGCCATGGAGGTGTCTTCTGTGGAGAATATGGAGGTGATGGCCAGTACTGAGGCAACGGCCCCACTGCCCATTCGCCAGCCTGGTGGCATTGGTTCCACACTGAAAACGCAAGCATATCCCATGATGGCCAAGAGGCCGGAGCACCTGCGCATGAATTTATGA
- the tubd1 gene encoding tubulin delta chain isoform X1 encodes MSIVTVQLGQCGNQVGQELFSVLISDSLEAQRQCRGEPGRAYRDCSLERFFREHNEASYARAVLVDMEPKVITHAVATAAKSSTWKYEDGSYFCQKQGSGNNWANGFCVHGPRHEEAVSDLIRRQVERCDRLAGILTMMSVAGGTGSGMGTYITQCLRDSYPHSFILNQLTWPYGTGEVIVQNYNSVLTLSHLYQWSDAILVHENDTVHKICAKLMNIKHISFCDVNKIIAHQLGSMLQPADTVGTLGHYTRNPVGELLKNLVCHSEYKLLSLSTIPQMSSSSLAYSSFTWPGLLKHLRQMLVANARMEEGIDWQVRVPLNGQPALERMAEKTKQGFNKSLANVLILRGKDVSGADPEAFLHPGLYSSWLPAGTAFSTWRSPVPFNGYEKSATLVSNSQSLLKPLDNIVGKAWNMFASKAYVHQYTKFGISEEDFLDSFTALEQVISSYRHL; translated from the exons ATGTCCATCGTAACCGTACAGCTCGGACAATGTGGCAACCAGGTCGGTCAGGAGCTCTTCAGCGTCCTCATCAGCGACTCACTGGAAGCCCAGAGACAGTGTCGCGGAGAGCCGGGCAGAGCCTACAGAGACTGCAGCCTGGAGAGGTTCTTCAGGGAGCACAATGAAG CTTCCTATGCAAGGGCAGTTCTTGTTGACATGGAGCCCAAAGTCATCACTCACGCTGTCGCAACAGCAGCCAAATCCAGCACATGGAAGTATGAAGATGGGTCGTACTTCTGCCAGAAGCAGGGCTCAGGAAACAACTGGGCCAATGG GTTCTGTGTTCACGGACCTCGTCACGAGGAGGCTGTGAGTGACCTCATTCGGAGACAGGTGGAGCGCTGTGACCGGCTGGCGGGTATACTCACCATGATGAGTGTGGCGGGGGGTACGGGCTCTGGCATGGGCACCTACATTACCCAGTGTCTGAGAGATTCTTACCCTCACTCTTTCATACTCAATCAGTTGACCTGGCCCTACGGTACTGGAGAG GTGATTGTCCAGAACTATAACTCTGTGCTGACGCTGTCTCATCTATACCAGTGGTCTGATGCCATACTTGTCCATGAAAATGACACCGTTCATAAAATCTGTGCCAAGCTCATGAATATCAAGCACATCTCCTTCTGTGATGTCAATAAGATCATCGCTCACCAGCTGGGCAGCATGCTGCAGCCAGCTGATACAGTAGGAACACTGGGTCACTACACCAGGAATCCAGTGg GAGAGCTGCTGAAAAATCTAGTGTGTCACTCGGAGTACAAACTGTTGAGCTTGAGCACCATCCCCCAGATGTCTAGCTCCTCCCTGGCCTACAGTTCCTTCACTTGGCCAGGACTGCTTAAGCATCTGCGGCAGATGCTTGTCGCTAATGCCAGGATGGAGGAAG GAATTGATTGGCAGGTCCGTGTGCCACTTAATGGACAACCTGCACTTGAACGGATGGCAGAAAAGACGAAACAGGGTTTCAACAAGTCACTTGCAAACGTGCTGATACTGCGAGGGAAGGATGTGTCTGGTGCTGATCCAG AAGCCTTTTTGCACCCGGGACTGTACTCCTCCTGGCTACCAGCAGGGACCGCTTTCAGCACATGGCGTTCACCAGTTCCCTTCAATGGCTATGAGAAATCTGCCACCCTGGTCAGCAACAGCCAGTCCCTCCTTAAGCCTTTGGATAATATTGTGGGAAAAGCATGGAACATGTTTGCTTCAAA GGCCTATGTTCATCAGTATACCAAGTTTGGCATCTCTGAAGAGGATTTCCTTGACAGCTTCACAGCACTGGAGCAGGTCATTTCCAGCTACAGGCACCTGTGA
- the tubd1 gene encoding tubulin delta chain isoform X2 has translation MEPKVITHAVATAAKSSTWKYEDGSYFCQKQGSGNNWANGFCVHGPRHEEAVSDLIRRQVERCDRLAGILTMMSVAGGTGSGMGTYITQCLRDSYPHSFILNQLTWPYGTGEVIVQNYNSVLTLSHLYQWSDAILVHENDTVHKICAKLMNIKHISFCDVNKIIAHQLGSMLQPADTVGTLGHYTRNPVGELLKNLVCHSEYKLLSLSTIPQMSSSSLAYSSFTWPGLLKHLRQMLVANARMEEGIDWQVRVPLNGQPALERMAEKTKQGFNKSLANVLILRGKDVSGADPEAFLHPGLYSSWLPAGTAFSTWRSPVPFNGYEKSATLVSNSQSLLKPLDNIVGKAWNMFASKAYVHQYTKFGISEEDFLDSFTALEQVISSYRHL, from the exons ATGGAGCCCAAAGTCATCACTCACGCTGTCGCAACAGCAGCCAAATCCAGCACATGGAAGTATGAAGATGGGTCGTACTTCTGCCAGAAGCAGGGCTCAGGAAACAACTGGGCCAATGG GTTCTGTGTTCACGGACCTCGTCACGAGGAGGCTGTGAGTGACCTCATTCGGAGACAGGTGGAGCGCTGTGACCGGCTGGCGGGTATACTCACCATGATGAGTGTGGCGGGGGGTACGGGCTCTGGCATGGGCACCTACATTACCCAGTGTCTGAGAGATTCTTACCCTCACTCTTTCATACTCAATCAGTTGACCTGGCCCTACGGTACTGGAGAG GTGATTGTCCAGAACTATAACTCTGTGCTGACGCTGTCTCATCTATACCAGTGGTCTGATGCCATACTTGTCCATGAAAATGACACCGTTCATAAAATCTGTGCCAAGCTCATGAATATCAAGCACATCTCCTTCTGTGATGTCAATAAGATCATCGCTCACCAGCTGGGCAGCATGCTGCAGCCAGCTGATACAGTAGGAACACTGGGTCACTACACCAGGAATCCAGTGg GAGAGCTGCTGAAAAATCTAGTGTGTCACTCGGAGTACAAACTGTTGAGCTTGAGCACCATCCCCCAGATGTCTAGCTCCTCCCTGGCCTACAGTTCCTTCACTTGGCCAGGACTGCTTAAGCATCTGCGGCAGATGCTTGTCGCTAATGCCAGGATGGAGGAAG GAATTGATTGGCAGGTCCGTGTGCCACTTAATGGACAACCTGCACTTGAACGGATGGCAGAAAAGACGAAACAGGGTTTCAACAAGTCACTTGCAAACGTGCTGATACTGCGAGGGAAGGATGTGTCTGGTGCTGATCCAG AAGCCTTTTTGCACCCGGGACTGTACTCCTCCTGGCTACCAGCAGGGACCGCTTTCAGCACATGGCGTTCACCAGTTCCCTTCAATGGCTATGAGAAATCTGCCACCCTGGTCAGCAACAGCCAGTCCCTCCTTAAGCCTTTGGATAATATTGTGGGAAAAGCATGGAACATGTTTGCTTCAAA GGCCTATGTTCATCAGTATACCAAGTTTGGCATCTCTGAAGAGGATTTCCTTGACAGCTTCACAGCACTGGAGCAGGTCATTTCCAGCTACAGGCACCTGTGA